The window TCCTGGTCGGGCGCCGCCACCCGCCGTCCCGCCAGCAGCCGGTCGAGCAGCCCCGTGTCCAGCTCCCCGGCCACGAAGTCGGGATAGCGCAGCAGCTCCCGGAAGAGCGGCAGGTTGGTCTTGATGCCGCCCACGAAGTACTCGTCCAGCGCCCGCTTGAGCCGCGCGATGGTCTGCGCGCGGGTGGGCGCGTAGCCCACCAGCTTGGCCATCAGCGGGTCGTAGTCGATGGGCACCACCCAGCCCTCGTAGCTGCCGCTGTCCACGCGCACGCCCGGGCCCGCGGGATAGAGCAGCCGCGTGATCTTTCCCGGCGAGGGAAAGAAGTGGTTGTCCGGGTCCTCGGCGTAGATGCGGCACTCCATGGCGTGCCCGCGCAGTTGGATGTCTTTCTGCTCGATGGCCAGGGGCTCGCCCGCCGCGATGTGGATCTGCAGGTGCACCAGGTCCAGCCCGGTCACCAGTTCGGTGACCGGATGCTCCACCTGCAGTCGCGTGTTCATCTCCAGGAAGTAGAAGTTGCGCTCCGCGTCCACCAGGAACTCGACCGTGCCGGCGTTGGTGTAGGCGGCGGCCTGGGCGACGCGCACCGCGGTCTCGCCCATGCGGCGGCGCATCTGGGCGTCCACGATGGGCGAGGGCGACTCCTCCAGCACCTTCTGGTGGCGGCGCTGCACCGAGCACTCGCGCTCGCCCAGGTAGATGGCGTGGCCGTGCTCGTCGGCCAGGATCTGCACCTCCACGTGCCGCGGCTTGGCCAGGAACTTCTCCAGATAGACGGTGCCGTCGCCGAAGGCGCGCTCCGCCTCGCTCTGCGCCTGGGTGAAGGAGGATTCCATCTCCGCCGCCGCGGCCACCACGCGCATGCCCTTGCCGCCGCCCCCCGCCGCCGCCTTCAGCATCACCGGGTAGCCCAGCCGCCCGGCCACCTCCCGCGCCTCGGCGGGCGAGCCCAGCGCCTGCGCCGTCCCCGGCACCATGGGCACT is drawn from Terriglobales bacterium and contains these coding sequences:
- the accC gene encoding acetyl-CoA carboxylase biotin carboxylase subunit, which encodes METRGEGGSRAMFKKILVANRGEIAVRVMRACREMGIPAVGVYSEVDRRALHVRKSDEAYCIGPAPARESYLNIPKLLEVAARAGADAIHPGYGFLAENAAFARACRAAGVKFIGPTAESMEAMGSKTHARQMMQEAGVPMVPGTAQALGSPAEAREVAGRLGYPVMLKAAAGGGGKGMRVVAAAAEMESSFTQAQSEAERAFGDGTVYLEKFLAKPRHVEVQILADEHGHAIYLGERECSVQRRHQKVLEESPSPIVDAQMRRRMGETAVRVAQAAAYTNAGTVEFLVDAERNFYFLEMNTRLQVEHPVTELVTGLDLVHLQIHIAAGEPLAIEQKDIQLRGHAMECRIYAEDPDNHFFPSPGKITRLLYPAGPGVRVDSGSYEGWVVPIDYDPLMAKLVGYAPTRAQTIARLKRALDEYFVGGIKTNLPLFRELLRYPDFVAGELDTGLLDRLLAGRRVAAPDQERMRLAAIAAALFAHEEATAAPASVRTNGAHPPAQSAWKLAGRREALREK